The region GCTGGATCGCCTGGGCGAGCACGCCGATTTCGCCCTGGTGTTTCCGTCGTCGCACTTCGCCTCCCGTGCCGAGGACCTGGTGTCGAACCTCAAGAGCGCCATCGGCGCGCGTGTCATGCTGGGATGCACGGGTGAGGGGGTCATCGGGCCCGCGCACGAAATCGAGGACCAGCCCGCGGTGGCGGTGGTGGCTGCACTGCTGCCCGGAGTCGACGTGATGCCCTTCGACATCCCCAAGGCCGCGCTGATCAACGTCGCGCTCAATCCGCCGCTGCTGCGCAAGCACTACGCGCCACCGGTGGACACGCGCTTTCTGGTGATGCTGGCGGATCCGTTCAGCGCGCCCATGGATGGGGTGCTCAACGCGTTCAACCAGGAATACGAGAATGTCCCCATCATCGGTGGCATGGCGAGTGGCGCGCGCCAGCCGGGCGAAACCGTGCTCATGGTCAACGACCGCGTCATCCGCGAGGGACTGGTGGGGGTGTCGTTCGTGGGGCCGATTCAGGCGGATATCATCGTGTCGCAGGGTTGCCGGCCGGTGGGGCCGGTGTTCGAGGTGACCGAATCCAAGAACAACGTCATCGACTCGCTGGGTGGCGAGTCGCCGCTGTTACGCATCCAGTCCATGCTGGACGAGATGGATGACGAAGACCGCGACCTGCTGCGCAACGGCCTCTTCATCGGGCGCGCCATCGACTCCGGCAAGGAATCGCTGGGGCGGGGCGACTTCCTGATCCGCGGTGTGCTGGGTGTCGACAGCCGCACCGGCGCCATTGCGGTCAGCGACGTGATCGACGCGGGCGAGCGCGTGCAGTTCCACCTGCGCGACGCGGACACGGCGCGCGAAGATCTGGAAATGATGCTCTCACCGCACGCGCTCTTCGGCGAGCCAAGCGGTGCCTTTCTCTTCTCCTGCAACGGCCGCGGTACGCGCCTCTACGAGGAGCCGGATGGCGACA is a window of Candidatus Krumholzibacteriia bacterium DNA encoding:
- a CDS encoding FIST C-terminal domain-containing protein, with product MKFVSLSVTGEDIDEILRDISKAVLDRLGEHADFALVFPSSHFASRAEDLVSNLKSAIGARVMLGCTGEGVIGPAHEIEDQPAVAVVAALLPGVDVMPFDIPKAALINVALNPPLLRKHYAPPVDTRFLVMLADPFSAPMDGVLNAFNQEYENVPIIGGMASGARQPGETVLMVNDRVIREGLVGVSFVGPIQADIIVSQGCRPVGPVFEVTESKNNVIDSLGGESPLLRIQSMLDEMDDEDRDLLRNGLFIGRAIDSGKESLGRGDFLIRGVLGVDSRTGAIAVSDVIDAGERVQFHLRDADTAREDLEMMLSPHALFGEPSGAFLFSCNGRGTRLYEEPDGDINAIRGFFSGLDLAGFFCAGEIGPIGGKNFLHGHTASLALIRPAAPDPRPR